The following nucleotide sequence is from Thermoanaerobaculia bacterium.
CATCGATGCGCGGCTCTTTCCCGTGAACGCCTTCCTTCCGGTCGCCATCTCGTAGAGGACGCACCCGAAGGCGAAGATGTCGCTTCGGGCGTCGGCTTCCTTCCCTTCGAGCTGCTCCGGGGCCATGTACTGGAACGTCCCCATGATCGTGCCCTGCTCGGTCAGGGCCGGGCGCGAAGGCGTGAGCTCGGTCGGCATCGACGAGAGCTGAGAAATCTCGGTCTGGACACCGGCCGCCCGGAGCTTCGCGAGACCGAAGTCGAGGAGCTTCACTCCCGACTTCGTCAGCATGACGTTGCCGGGTTTCAGATCCCGGTGAACGATCCCCTGCCGGTGCGCGGCTTCGAGGGCGTCGGCGATCTCGATCCCGAACCGGATCACCTGCTCGGGCGGAAGCGCGCCGCTCTCGAGCCGTTCCGCGAGCGACTGTCCCTCGATGCACTCCATGACCAGGTACTCGACGCCGTCCTGGTTGCCGACGTCGTGGAGCGTGCAGATGTGCGGATGCGTCAGCGCGGAGATCGCCTTCGCCTCCCGTTCGAACCGGGCCCGGAGGTCGGGGTTCGAGGACAGGTGCTCGGGAAGCACCTTGATCGCGACTTCCCGGTCGAGGCGCGTGTCCCTGGCCCGGTACACTTCTCC
It contains:
- a CDS encoding serine/threonine-protein kinase, which translates into the protein MSLATGTRLGPYEILSALGAGGMGEVYRARDTRLDREVAIKVLPEHLSSNPDLRARFEREAKAISALTHPHICTLHDVGNQDGVEYLVMECIEGQSLAERLESGALPPEQVIRFGIEIADALEAAHRQGIVHRDLKPGNVMLTKSGVKLLDFGLAKLRAAGVQTEISQLSSMPTELTPSRPALTEQGTIMGTFQYMAPEQLEGKEADARSDIFAFGCVLYEMATGRKAFTGKSRASM